From Alienimonas californiensis, a single genomic window includes:
- the argJ gene encoding bifunctional glutamate N-acetyltransferase/amino-acid acetyltransferase ArgJ, translating into MPAESVPLPAGFSAAGLHCGVKSDPAKRDLALFVSDRPATAAGVFTQNVVVGAPVQVSRERVPTDAARAVVINSGCSNVSTGERGLADARAMTAAVAAALACDEEAVTVCSTGVIGQFLNMNAIRSGLPQVVAGLGDAPDDLRAAAEGMRTTDTFPKLSTRTVGPVRVSGAGKGAAMIAPNMATMLAVVLTDAALAPADADRLLRAAVDRSFNRISVDGHQSTSDTVLLLANGAAGPCDEHAFAAALNDVCEELATDIIRDAEGATHFVTVDVTGLPSDEAATTIARSVADSPLVKTAIHGADPNWGRIISAAGYAGVPFDPGRFDLDVNGHAVCRGGVPTDFDEAIVSEAIRSNRDCTLTLNFHDGPGACRFWTCDLTAEYVRLNADYTT; encoded by the coding sequence ATGCCCGCCGAGTCCGTTCCGTTGCCCGCCGGATTCTCCGCCGCGGGGCTGCACTGCGGCGTCAAAAGTGACCCGGCGAAGCGCGACCTCGCCCTGTTCGTCTCCGATCGCCCGGCGACCGCGGCGGGCGTATTCACGCAGAACGTCGTCGTCGGGGCGCCGGTGCAGGTCAGCCGGGAGCGGGTGCCGACCGACGCCGCCCGGGCCGTGGTCATCAACAGCGGGTGCTCGAACGTCTCCACCGGCGAGCGCGGCCTCGCCGACGCCCGGGCGATGACCGCCGCCGTCGCCGCGGCGCTGGCGTGTGACGAAGAGGCCGTGACGGTCTGTTCGACCGGGGTGATCGGCCAGTTCCTCAACATGAACGCGATCCGCTCCGGCCTGCCGCAGGTCGTCGCGGGGCTGGGCGATGCGCCGGACGACCTGCGGGCCGCCGCGGAGGGAATGCGGACGACCGACACCTTTCCCAAACTCTCCACCCGTACCGTGGGGCCGGTCCGGGTGAGCGGGGCGGGGAAGGGGGCGGCGATGATCGCTCCGAACATGGCCACGATGCTGGCGGTCGTCCTGACCGACGCCGCCCTCGCCCCCGCGGACGCCGACCGACTGCTGCGGGCGGCGGTGGATCGCTCCTTCAACCGCATCAGCGTGGACGGGCACCAGTCCACCAGCGACACCGTCCTGCTGCTCGCCAACGGGGCTGCGGGGCCCTGTGATGAGCACGCATTCGCCGCGGCGTTGAACGACGTCTGCGAAGAACTCGCCACGGACATCATCCGCGACGCCGAGGGGGCGACGCACTTCGTCACCGTCGACGTGACCGGCCTGCCGAGCGACGAGGCGGCGACCACGATCGCCCGCTCCGTCGCCGACAGCCCGCTCGTGAAAACGGCGATCCACGGGGCGGACCCGAACTGGGGCCGCATCATCTCCGCGGCGGGCTACGCCGGGGTGCCGTTCGACCCGGGGCGGTTCGATCTGGACGTGAACGGCCACGCCGTCTGCCGCGGCGGGGTGCCGACGGACTTCGACGAGGCGATCGTCAGCGAGGCGATCCGCTCGAACCGCGACTGCACGCTGACGCTGAACTTCCACGACGGCCCCGGCGCCTGCCGATTCTGGACCTGCGACCTGACCGCGGAGTACGTCCGCCTGAACGCGGACTACACGACGTAG
- the argC gene encoding N-acetyl-gamma-glutamyl-phosphate reductase: MSNDRTTVAVHGATGYAARELLTILLRHPGAEIVALTTRRDDAPHVADVHPALRGRLDLRCENLSPAELAERAEVVFLCTPHGASMAVVPELLAAGAKVIDLSADYRLNDPAVYAEWYKLEHTDAARLPDTVYGLPELFRDVIPAASLVANPGCYTSASILALAPLLAGGWIEPSGIIVDAKSGASGAGRNPKLGTLFSEVNESLAAYAVGDHRHQPEIEQALAGVAGAAVDVLFTPHLVPMDRGILATIYATPANLAGTERLLDVMRAFYADSPFVRVLDGLPGTKATTGTNFCDLTVRTAKGRVVVLAALDNLVKGAAGVAVQNFNLITGRPETTGFPEAGG, translated from the coding sequence ATGTCCAATGACCGCACCACCGTCGCCGTCCACGGCGCCACCGGGTACGCCGCCCGCGAACTGCTGACTATCCTGCTTCGGCACCCGGGGGCGGAGATCGTCGCCCTCACCACCCGCCGGGACGACGCCCCCCATGTCGCCGACGTGCACCCGGCCTTGCGCGGTCGGCTCGATCTGCGATGCGAAAACCTTTCGCCGGCCGAACTCGCGGAGCGGGCGGAGGTCGTGTTCCTCTGCACGCCCCACGGCGCCAGCATGGCCGTCGTGCCGGAGCTTTTGGCGGCCGGGGCGAAGGTGATCGACCTGTCCGCCGACTACCGCCTGAACGACCCGGCGGTCTACGCCGAGTGGTACAAGCTCGAGCACACCGACGCCGCCCGCCTGCCGGACACGGTGTACGGCCTGCCGGAACTGTTCCGGGACGTGATCCCCGCGGCGTCGCTGGTGGCGAACCCCGGGTGCTACACGAGCGCCTCGATCCTGGCCCTCGCCCCGCTGCTGGCCGGCGGGTGGATCGAACCGAGCGGGATCATCGTCGACGCCAAAAGCGGCGCCAGCGGGGCCGGCCGGAACCCGAAGCTCGGCACGCTGTTCTCCGAGGTGAACGAAAGCCTCGCCGCCTACGCCGTGGGCGATCACCGCCATCAGCCGGAGATCGAGCAGGCGCTCGCCGGCGTGGCCGGGGCGGCGGTGGACGTGCTGTTCACCCCGCACCTGGTCCCGATGGACCGCGGCATCCTCGCCACGATCTACGCCACCCCGGCGAACCTCGCCGGCACGGAACGCCTGCTGGACGTCATGCGGGCGTTCTACGCAGACAGCCCGTTCGTCCGCGTGCTGGACGGCCTGCCGGGCACGAAGGCGACGACCGGCACGAACTTCTGCGACCTGACGGTCCGCACCGCGAAGGGCCGGGTCGTCGTGCTGGCCGCGCTGGACAACCTCGTGAAGGGCGCCGCCGGGGTGGCGGTGCAGAACTTCAACCTGATCACCGGCCGGCCGGAAACGACGGGGTTCCCGGAGGCCGGGGGGTGA
- a CDS encoding type II toxin-antitoxin system RelE/ParE family toxin, whose product MPLRTLSIAKYEAADAADYYIDRDWRTGLAFRAAYDAAIARIAADPSSLPWHHLAASTATRYHRVGRFPYVVLFSVADPAETIVLAVLHTAAGPRRFAAAERRA is encoded by the coding sequence GTGCCGCTTAGAACGCTCTCGATTGCCAAGTACGAGGCCGCCGACGCAGCGGATTACTACATCGACCGCGACTGGAGGACCGGCCTCGCCTTTCGCGCCGCCTACGACGCGGCGATCGCTCGCATCGCGGCTGATCCCTCGTCGCTACCCTGGCATCACCTGGCCGCCTCGACGGCGACGCGATACCACAGGGTCGGCCGGTTCCCGTATGTCGTGCTGTTCAGCGTCGCCGATCCGGCGGAGACGATCGTGCTCGCCGTGCTGCATACCGCCGCCGGCCCCCGCCGCTTCGCCGCGGCGGAGCGGCGCGCCTGA